The Phoenix dactylifera cultivar Barhee BC4 chromosome 12, palm_55x_up_171113_PBpolish2nd_filt_p, whole genome shotgun sequence genome includes the window ACATTGGCTAATGATTTTAGCAACGTTCCTTTTTAGGCTAGGCCAGAGGAATTGATGTTCCACCTCTTTGATGGTCTTATCCCGTCCGAAATGCCTGAAAAGCCACCTGCATGAACTTCCCACACCAAGAAATTTCTTACTGATGTCCGTGGGATACAGAGCTTTGCTGCTTTAAACAAATAACCATCTTGAAAATGAAACCTATCGATCGAGGATCCTCGTCCATCAGCGAGGGTTTATAGAGTTTCCCAAAATCAGGGCAACGTAAGTAGTCCTCTATAAGCTGTCAAAGCCCGTAACAATCACAGACATGGTCAAGAGTAGGGTCACTCAATGGCTCAGTGCGTCAGCAACTGTGTTGGAGGCACCTGAGATGTGTTTGAGGACAAAAGTATATTCCTGGAGAAACTTAACCCATTTGGCATGCCTAGAGTTCAGTTTCTTTTGATACCAAAGTTGATGCAGGACGGCTACAGAGgagagaggaaaggaagaagaagaaaagtggaggaggaaggaggagaaagaagaagaagagaaaggaggcttttcattcaatcattcattaaccctaatcaagTGCATggactcatatatatatatagggtcataaaataacaaaaagatccCTACAAAGAAAACAATCCTATAAAAgccctaaaatgacaatatgcaaataagcctaatcaacataaaataaaataatataaaatcaaaTCAATCCAGCTACAACGAAAGTGGTTGGACCATCCTCCTGCGACGACCGTGGCCCCGCGTAACAGGCGGTCCGgtactggtgtccgcaccatgCAGTTTCCATTTTTTTGTTATCATGAGAATAAAGgtgtgtttttattttgttttattggtTATATAAATCATCGTTGGAGCCTATGGTACCAAATTACCAATCACCTGTTTGGCTTCTAATGAGGAAGCGTTATCTTACCCATGGAGTCATGCTGTTTCTATATGAGTTGTTAGCTTTTCCCTCTACTTGGTTttccatattttttatttttatttttctattcattatatttcttaaataagGAGCAAGAAAGGTTGGGTAGAGCTACTAGTCTGGCGATGGCATTTTAACAGATGTATGATAAAAGATGAGGTAGAGTTTTCATGTCTGATCTATGTTCTATAGGTTACATGGCagcttcaaaaattagaaacagATGCTATATTAGTCCAGAAACATCAGAAATGCTGACTTAGGTGCCTTTTCTGGTCAATAACTTTTTTCTTGGATCTTTGGGCTAGATAGGCCCACAAAAGGATTGCCTACGATCTCCAAGTGTTGACCACTCTTACTATTGTGTAATAAGCTGTGCGGTACACCAATTTATCTTTGCCTATGGAACATCATGCACAATACAGATCCTTAatctaacatatatatatatatatatattttgtgtaGGAACATACATTGACAAGAAATGCCCATTCACTGGCAATGTTTCTATTAGGGGCCGCATTTTAGCTGGCACATGCCATAGTGCCAAGATGAACAGAACTATCATCGTCCGTAGAAATTACCTCCACTATGTGAAGAAGTATCAGAGGTAGGCCAACTTGTGGTGGGTTTGTTGTGTTTTCCCTGCTACTTAGTTCACGGTATTATAATTAAATGACTATTTTGTCTTCCAGGTATGAGAAGAGGCATTCAAATATCGCAGCACATGTATCCCCATGCTTCCGTGTGAAGGAAGGAGACCATGTTATCATTGGCCAGTGCAGGTAAGCCCTATGATCTACCGATCATAATGCTTTTACGGTTTTAAATGAGCTCACTGCATTTACTTTAGTTCAGCTACACTAGTACAGGAATCTATTTTGTTCTACTAATCTGTCATAGGGCTGGTTTAGTGAAAATGTCTATAACATGGCTCTTATAAAGTTCACCTTTACACATATGTCAACTGTTTCGAATGTCATGCAAATAACTTTTTTTGTTCAGGCCATTGTCCAAGACTGTGAGGTTCAATGTTCTAAAAGTCATTCCAGCTGGATCAAAAGGTGGTGGGAAGAAGGCgttcaccgcaatctgatgtTTTTAACATTGTGTTCTTACATATTGCAGTTGGATGAAGTAGGTCCAGGTTTGAATTGAGCTCTTTGAATGAATTAAATGCCACTTGAACAGAGTTAGCCCGTTTATTGCTTTTAGAAACTCTCAACTAGTGCTGTTTAAACAGAACTCAACACTTTTCTCTCGcaaaaaaattatctttttgGATTTCGACTAAATACCAGGTTTACCTATGAAATTACATGGGCAAGCCTTTCTAGGACTGTTGCATGGTTTAAAATGCTGACTGCTTGCAGACTACCAGTACGAGGCAATACTGTTCAATATTGCATGGTGACAGTGTTGGGACATTGTTTGGCCTTGGAGGCCATAGTGAGTGTATCAAATAGCCATGTTGGCCATCCTGCTCAGCTCTCTTATGATCAATTCTGGTTAGGGTTATCATCCTGCTCATCGGTTGTGATATCAACATTGCTCATATGGTATTCTCTTCGAAAGTTTCGTCCATCGTTATTTTTCTTTGGTATTCTATCTCATTATGTTCTGCTGAACATGCCAAAAAAATGTTTTCTGAGAAATTATTTTGTGGTTAATAATCTTGCTGGCATGCTAGATCGGTCAAATTGATCACAAGAACTAGGTTGTTATGGGATGAGGATCATATAGCCTTAATAGAAAGACTTAAGAATTTCTAACAATATGAGAATATTGCAAAGAAAAAATTGATAAGAAAGTAATAACTCTCATGTAGAAAACAACAAAGATTTGATTGCATGAAAGCTTGCTTAGTGGTTTCCAAACAACTATTCTCTAGGGTGGAATGGTTGTTGGAGATAAAAAACTAGACAAAGTTCAGGGTTCTCCTAGTGGTCCGCTCGAGATTATGAAGCTATAGGTTGTTGCTTGTCTTTGCTTTTAAATTGATAACTGCAGAACCAAACCAACTTGGATCTCTCCTATGCCCATGTTTCAATAGCTGATTTCTATTTTGAAACAATTTCAGAGACTTTCACGGGCTAATTGCATGCTAAAAGCATGCTAAAAACTGATGCTTGATGGGTTTCTAGGTATAATATAATCAACATATATTTAAGATGTGGCTTGAATTATAATGTGCCttatcattgtaaggttgttaCTTTATAccacaaataaataaattataggataaaaaaaatcaatcttcTCAAGTCTTTTTTCGCTTGCATTAAGTTAATGGGTtaggttttatcaaaaaaaaaagccttaaTGGTTTAGGTTCATTATGCTAGGCAAGGGGCCATGAGGAGGTATTAACTTCATTTAGAGAAACGCTCATATATACTTGCTTCCTCGTTTTAAGTTGTACCAGTTGGGTCCGCTAGAGGAAACAAGAATGAAACGAGGAGAATGGCGTAGGGTTCTTAAAACTaaccaaaagaaaactcataTATTGGCAGGATAATTAGAATGGCATGGCTTCCAAGTTCTTAAAAAAATGAGCTAGAACAACATTCACATATCGCTAAAAACAATTTCCTCTTGCCGACTCCGATGGATCCCATATTAAACTGATAAGATTAGATACTGCACTTGATCTTAGCCAGAAGGCTTCGAAAGGTATGCCCAAGATATTCTTCTTTCTGCTGAATTTATGTGACATGCTAATATTAAGACAGAGTCGCAAGCTTGATGTGATCCAAGAAGATTATCAAATATGGTGCGGATCATTTTGGACACTACGGACTCAAAATAAGATTCACCATATTGGAAAATTGAAACCCATGCTAAATTTCGAAGGCTATAACTTGTCCAGACGATGCCCGATTGaggtgctctttttttttttgccgagCCCTATGACATTGCTCCACCTCTTAAGGGTGTGGTGTATCAAGCAATCAAGACTAAATTCCATCATTTGGACCCTATAATAGGttagttaaaatatttttttttgaaagacttTGATTAGACATATCTTCTAATCCGAAAGAATTATAAGTGATTGAAGATAAAATCAATATATAGGGCGAGATCTGCCTCCTAtagaattttagatttttataattatttttactaGTCTTATCTATTTCGAGAAAGTTGCTTCTTTTTTCAACTAAAACAGGAATTCGGTTTGAATCATGTAACAATGAAACTCACTAACATAGATAGAGACTATATGTTTGTTAttcattaatgaaagaaaaaaaggacctAAAGTTTACTTTCCTAAtttttttctactttttctaaattttttaaagaaattctagTTAAGTGAGTTAAGATATTTACTTCTTTCACCGTGATCAGATTATCCAATAAAGAATTCAACATCTTTTCGCTTGATTCCTTTCTTATATACTGTAGACAATCAAACTCTatggatattttattatatttgttaATGTTTTTCGAGAACAattatattatgttatgttgATCCTTTCCGTTGGGCACATCTAACTTATGAACCTCTAAGCTCAGGATTTATGACTATTCCAACAAAGTTCTATAGAACACCATTTGAATCTTCAAAAACCACATAAACTTAATTTAGACAAAACATCTATTTCATGTAGGCGAGTAAAATCGAACATTCTCTAGGATCCTAAGATTGGGGTTCCAAGAAAAATCTCGAGAGTTTTCTTCTTGGCAAAATGGAAATGCACTAGAGGGAAATTCCCAAAACAAGAATCAtggataagtttttttttagggAAAACAAGATCGAGAAGACAAGAATGATAAATCACAATACGAACCcagaattctctctctctctctctctctctctctctctctctctctctctgggacAAGATTGGACCTGAACCCAATCAAATGGCATTGGACTGCACTTCAACTCA containing:
- the LOC103714972 gene encoding 40S ribosomal protein S11-like, which translates into the protein MAEQTERAFLKQPKVFLSSKKPSKGKRPGKGGNRFWKSIGLGFKTPREAIEGTYIDKKCPFTGNVSIRGRILAGTCHSAKMNRTIIVRRNYLHYVKKYQRYEKRHSNIAAHVSPCFRVKEGDHVIIGQCRPLSKTVRFNVLKVIPAGSKGGGKKAFTAI